Proteins from a single region of Lysobacterales bacterium:
- a CDS encoding SDR family oxidoreductase translates to MSQPATVLITGAAGALGRAAAQAFHARGDRLCLVDREGDALATVADALGPDCLACVADVCDGDAMARAVEAAVQRFGRLDALVHVAGGFEMGEASHAISRESWQRMMDLNAWSFVACAGAAVPALRAAGGGRIVAVSARAAARGEAHKGAYVAAKSALQRLVESLSAELRGEGVAVNSIAPSLIDTPANRAAMPDADHARWVSTDSLAGCLLFLASDAARDVHGQHLVVDGLV, encoded by the coding sequence ATGAGCCAGCCCGCCACCGTCCTGATCACCGGCGCCGCCGGCGCGCTCGGCCGCGCCGCCGCGCAGGCCTTCCACGCGCGTGGCGACCGGCTGTGCCTGGTCGACCGCGAGGGCGATGCGCTGGCCACCGTGGCCGACGCGCTGGGTCCGGACTGCCTGGCCTGCGTCGCCGACGTCTGCGACGGCGACGCCATGGCGCGCGCGGTCGAGGCCGCGGTGCAGCGCTTCGGGCGGCTCGATGCCCTGGTGCACGTCGCCGGGGGGTTCGAGATGGGCGAGGCCAGCCATGCGATCAGCCGCGAGAGCTGGCAGCGCATGATGGATCTCAATGCCTGGTCGTTCGTGGCCTGCGCGGGTGCCGCGGTGCCGGCGCTGCGCGCGGCGGGCGGCGGCCGGATCGTCGCGGTCTCGGCGCGTGCCGCGGCCCGCGGCGAGGCGCACAAGGGCGCCTATGTGGCTGCCAAGAGCGCGCTGCAGCGGCTGGTGGAGTCGCTGTCCGCCGAGTTGCGCGGCGAGGGCGTCGCCGTCAACAGCATCGCGCCCAGCCTGATCGACACGCCGGCCAACCGCGCTGCCATGCCCGATGCCGACCACGCTCGCTGGGTGTCCACCGACTCCCTGGCTGGCTGCCTGCTGTTCCTCGCCTCGGACGCCGCACGCGACGTGCAT